A part of Anaeromyxobacter diazotrophicus genomic DNA contains:
- a CDS encoding DNA-3-methyladenine glycosylase I gives MTGVRRCGWAGEDPLYVAYHDEEWGAPLRDDRALYELLVLEGFQAGLSWITVLRKREAFRRAFDGFDPERVARLGPRRVEALLRDPGIIRHRGKIEGAVASARAFLALREAEGSFARFVWSFVGGAPRLNAPRSPAEVPAETAESRALSKALRARGFAFVGPKSCYAFMQSAGLVNDHLTSCFRRAELARGQG, from the coding sequence ATGACGGGCGTGCGCCGGTGTGGGTGGGCAGGCGAAGACCCCCTCTACGTCGCCTACCATGACGAGGAGTGGGGCGCGCCGCTGCGCGACGACCGCGCGCTCTACGAGCTGCTCGTGCTGGAGGGCTTCCAGGCCGGCCTCTCCTGGATCACGGTGCTGCGGAAGCGCGAGGCGTTCCGGCGCGCCTTCGACGGGTTCGACCCGGAGCGGGTGGCGCGCCTCGGGCCGCGCCGGGTCGAGGCGCTCCTGCGCGATCCGGGGATCATCCGCCACCGGGGCAAGATCGAGGGGGCGGTGGCGAGCGCCCGGGCCTTCCTGGCGCTGCGCGAGGCCGAGGGCTCCTTCGCGCGCTTCGTCTGGAGCTTCGTGGGCGGCGCGCCGCGCCTGAACGCGCCGCGCTCCCCGGCGGAGGTGCCCGCGGAGACGGCGGAGAGCCGCGCGCTCTCGAAGGCGCTGCGGGCGCGCGGCTTCGCCTTCGTCGGCCCGAAGAGCTGCTACGCCTTCATGCAGTCGGCCGGGCTCGTGAACGACCACCTCACCTCGTGCTTCCGGCGCGCCGAGCTCGCGCGCGGGCAGGGGTGA
- a CDS encoding branched-chain amino acid ABC transporter permease — protein sequence MDFFLQLVVNGVVVGSIYALVALGFVVIYKSSSILNFAQGEFLMLGAYVCLGVMASSAPFWAAALLTLAFSVVLGLLLERVALRPMIGEPVISVIMLTLGLSAVLRAVVQGIWGTDTRPFPPIFPSEPVHLGPFPVSQGYLWSVGSVSVLLVAFAVFFKYSRPGIAMRATAFSQQVALSMGISVRHIFALSWSIAAVVSAIGGILLGAVRGGVDGSLAVFGLKVVPVVILGGLDSVLGAIVGGISIGILENLSGGYLDPVFGGGVKEVAPFVALVLILMVKPYGLFGKIKIERV from the coding sequence GTGGACTTCTTCCTCCAGCTGGTGGTGAACGGCGTCGTGGTCGGGTCGATCTACGCGCTGGTCGCGCTCGGCTTCGTCGTCATCTACAAGTCCTCCTCCATCCTCAACTTCGCGCAGGGCGAGTTCCTCATGCTCGGCGCGTACGTCTGCCTGGGCGTGATGGCCTCCTCGGCGCCGTTCTGGGCCGCGGCGCTGCTCACGCTGGCCTTCTCGGTCGTGCTCGGCCTCCTGCTCGAGCGCGTCGCGCTGCGGCCCATGATCGGCGAGCCGGTCATCTCGGTCATCATGCTGACCCTGGGCCTCTCCGCCGTGCTCCGGGCGGTGGTGCAGGGCATCTGGGGCACCGACACCCGGCCCTTCCCGCCCATCTTCCCCTCGGAGCCGGTGCACCTCGGCCCCTTCCCCGTCTCGCAGGGCTACCTGTGGAGCGTCGGCTCGGTCTCGGTGCTGCTGGTCGCGTTCGCGGTGTTCTTCAAGTACTCGCGCCCGGGCATCGCCATGCGCGCCACCGCCTTCTCGCAGCAGGTGGCGCTGTCGATGGGCATCTCGGTGCGGCACATCTTCGCGCTCTCCTGGAGCATCGCGGCGGTGGTCTCCGCCATCGGCGGCATCCTCCTCGGCGCGGTGCGCGGCGGCGTGGACGGCTCGCTGGCGGTGTTCGGGCTCAAGGTGGTCCCGGTCGTCATCCTGGGCGGCCTCGACAGCGTGCTCGGCGCCATCGTGGGCGGGATCTCCATCGGGATCCTGGAGAACCTGTCGGGCGGCTACCTCGACCCGGTCTTCGGCGGCGGGGTGAAGGAGGTGGCGCCCTTCGTGGCGCTGGTCCTCATCCTCATGGTGAAGCCGTACGGACTGTTCGGGAAGATCAAGATCGAGCGGGTCTGA
- the argB gene encoding acetylglutamate kinase, whose translation MMTVVVKLGGEVVASPELDLIARDVRALVGAWHRVALVHGGGPQASALQRRLGQEPRLVAGKRVTDEATLEVMKYTVAGQVNVDLCARLLASGVMPVGLHGASGHVLQARRRPPRAMTGAGEAPVDLGLVGDVTGFNLGLLGDLWERRYVPVLACLGMSAEGQALNINGDTVASQLAGALRADALVLVTSTPGVLRDVKDPSSRVARMTRAEFERGVADGSISGGMIPKLEESFAVLAGGARSVVIVGRLAEGELARAVLDPGSVGTVLAGG comes from the coding sequence ATGATGACCGTCGTCGTGAAGCTGGGGGGCGAGGTGGTCGCCTCGCCCGAGCTGGACCTCATCGCGCGCGACGTGCGGGCGCTCGTCGGCGCCTGGCACCGCGTGGCGCTCGTGCACGGCGGCGGGCCGCAGGCGAGCGCGCTGCAGCGCCGGCTCGGCCAGGAGCCGCGCCTCGTCGCCGGCAAGCGCGTCACCGACGAGGCGACGCTCGAGGTGATGAAGTACACGGTGGCGGGCCAGGTGAACGTGGACCTCTGCGCCCGCCTGCTCGCGAGCGGCGTCATGCCGGTGGGCCTGCACGGCGCGAGCGGGCACGTGCTGCAGGCGCGCCGCCGGCCGCCGCGCGCCATGACCGGCGCCGGGGAGGCGCCGGTGGACCTGGGCCTGGTCGGCGACGTGACCGGCTTCAACCTGGGCCTCCTGGGCGATCTCTGGGAGCGCCGCTACGTGCCGGTGCTGGCGTGCCTGGGGATGAGCGCGGAGGGGCAGGCGCTCAACATCAACGGCGACACGGTGGCGAGCCAGCTCGCCGGGGCGCTGCGGGCCGACGCGCTGGTGCTCGTCACCTCCACGCCGGGGGTGCTGCGCGACGTGAAGGACCCGTCGAGCCGGGTGGCGCGCATGACGCGGGCGGAGTTCGAGCGCGGCGTGGCCGACGGCTCGATCTCGGGGGGCATGATCCCGAAGCTGGAGGAGAGCTTCGCCGTGCTCGCGGGGGGCGCGCGCTCGGTGGTGATCGTGGGGCGGCTCGCCGAGGGGGAGCTCGCCCGCGCCGTCCTCGACCCGGGCAGCGTCGGGACGGTGCTGGCCGGCGGCTGA
- a CDS encoding outer membrane beta-barrel protein produces the protein MTKTSRLTLTLAALLALAPLAAEAAPTHSTRASTYGNSEPSLGAAVGQVDYSALLGLEFPPDGMDVGPRLTGEIMYSVMDLAPKARLKLGVRGAFGYHGFPGGSFWLLDAVPDAKITLALTDLVALYGDVGLGLAVHHVSVDAQPPFPGGSDSTLTVAFQMGGGVAYAINPRVNLLGEIRLDLYTRSGSSTFVSFPTVGLQFH, from the coding sequence ATGACCAAGACCTCACGGCTCACCCTCACCCTCGCTGCCCTCCTCGCGCTCGCGCCCCTCGCGGCCGAGGCGGCGCCCACCCACTCCACCCGTGCCTCCACCTACGGCAACAGCGAGCCCTCGCTCGGCGCCGCCGTGGGCCAGGTGGACTACAGCGCGCTGCTCGGGCTCGAGTTCCCGCCCGACGGCATGGACGTCGGCCCGCGCCTCACCGGCGAGATCATGTACAGCGTGATGGACCTCGCCCCCAAGGCGCGCCTCAAGCTCGGCGTCCGCGGCGCGTTCGGCTACCACGGCTTCCCGGGCGGCTCGTTCTGGCTGCTCGACGCGGTCCCGGACGCGAAGATCACGCTCGCCCTCACGGACCTGGTCGCGCTCTATGGCGACGTGGGGCTCGGCCTGGCGGTGCATCACGTCAGCGTCGACGCCCAGCCCCCCTTCCCCGGCGGCTCGGACTCCACCCTCACGGTCGCGTTCCAGATGGGCGGCGGCGTCGCCTACGCGATCAACCCGCGCGTGAACCTGCTCGGCGAGATCCGCCTCGACCTCTACACCCGCAGCGGCTCGAGCACGTTCGTCTCGTTCCCCACCGTCGGCCTGCAGTTCCACTAG
- a CDS encoding AMP-binding protein, translated as MSALELLRGDDTFPKLLVRNARRHPGRTALREKELGIWQSFSWQAYLDAVRELALGFRELGLARGDKVAIVGGNRPEWVMSELAAQAMGGASVGIYQDSTLNEVAYVIDHCDAGIVVAEDQEQVDKILDMMDRLPKVRHVVYTDPRGLRGYRHPALLSFDDVRARGRAVLARQPRLFDEEVAKGTAEDLAIISYTSGTTGFPKGAMLSFRNLLAMALALHEVDPKRESDEFVSFLPLAWIGEQMVCLSSALAIGFTVNFPEEPETVMENVREIGPHVMFAPPRVWEGMVSSVQVRIMDTTPFKRFMYERLMPVGYRVADLRFQRKPVPLLWRVLHALAHLLLFRALKDRLGLSRLRTASTGGAALGPDVFRFFHGMGVPLKQIYGQTEIAGISCIHREQDIRFHTVGEPIPGTEVAISPAGEILSRSPSVFLGYYKNEAATAEAVKDGWLHSGDAGHLEDGHLVVIDRLKDVMRLADGTRFSPQFIENRLKFSPYVKEAVVVGQDRPFLGALLCIDMGIVGKWAEKQKIGYTTYTDLSSRTEVYDLVEREVTAVNATLPAAARIQKFVLLYKELDADDDELTRTRKVRRSVVEQRYGDVIGAVYGEAEAVDIDATIKFQDGKTARVQARLPVRRLGPDTPPRKVA; from the coding sequence GTGAGCGCGCTCGAGCTCCTGCGCGGCGACGACACCTTCCCGAAGCTGCTCGTGCGCAACGCGCGGCGCCACCCCGGCCGCACCGCGCTGCGCGAGAAGGAGCTCGGCATCTGGCAGTCCTTCTCCTGGCAGGCCTACCTGGACGCGGTGCGCGAGCTCGCGCTCGGCTTCCGCGAGCTGGGGCTCGCGCGCGGCGACAAGGTCGCCATCGTGGGCGGCAACCGGCCGGAGTGGGTGATGTCCGAGCTGGCGGCCCAGGCCATGGGCGGCGCCTCGGTGGGCATCTACCAGGACTCGACCCTGAACGAGGTCGCCTACGTCATCGACCACTGCGACGCCGGCATCGTGGTGGCCGAGGACCAGGAGCAGGTCGACAAGATCCTCGACATGATGGACCGGCTGCCCAAGGTCCGGCACGTCGTCTACACCGATCCCCGCGGGCTGCGCGGCTACCGGCACCCGGCGCTCCTGTCGTTCGACGACGTCCGCGCGCGCGGGCGGGCGGTGCTGGCGCGGCAGCCGAGGCTCTTCGACGAGGAGGTGGCGAAGGGGACGGCGGAGGACCTCGCCATCATCTCCTACACCTCCGGGACGACCGGGTTCCCCAAGGGCGCCATGCTCTCCTTCCGGAACCTCCTCGCCATGGCGCTCGCGTTGCACGAGGTGGACCCGAAGCGCGAGTCGGACGAGTTCGTCTCGTTCCTGCCGCTGGCCTGGATCGGCGAGCAGATGGTCTGCCTCTCCTCGGCGCTCGCGATCGGCTTCACCGTCAACTTCCCGGAGGAGCCCGAGACGGTGATGGAGAACGTGCGCGAGATCGGGCCGCACGTGATGTTCGCGCCGCCGCGGGTGTGGGAGGGGATGGTCTCGTCGGTCCAGGTCCGCATCATGGACACGACGCCCTTCAAGCGGTTCATGTACGAGCGGCTCATGCCGGTCGGCTACCGGGTGGCCGACCTGCGCTTCCAGCGGAAGCCCGTGCCGCTCCTCTGGCGCGTCCTCCACGCGCTCGCCCACCTGCTCCTCTTCCGCGCGCTCAAGGATCGGCTCGGGCTGTCGCGCCTGCGCACCGCCTCCACCGGCGGCGCGGCGCTCGGCCCGGACGTCTTCCGCTTCTTCCACGGCATGGGGGTCCCGCTGAAGCAGATCTACGGGCAGACCGAGATCGCCGGCATCTCCTGCATCCACCGCGAGCAGGACATCCGCTTCCACACCGTGGGCGAGCCCATCCCCGGCACCGAGGTCGCCATCTCGCCCGCGGGCGAGATCCTGTCGCGCAGCCCCTCCGTCTTCCTCGGCTACTACAAGAACGAGGCCGCCACCGCCGAGGCGGTGAAGGACGGCTGGCTGCACTCGGGCGACGCGGGGCACCTCGAGGACGGCCACCTGGTCGTCATCGACCGGCTGAAGGACGTGATGCGGCTCGCCGACGGGACGCGCTTCTCGCCCCAGTTCATCGAGAACCGCCTCAAGTTCTCTCCCTACGTGAAGGAGGCGGTGGTGGTGGGGCAGGACCGGCCCTTCCTCGGCGCGCTCCTCTGCATCGACATGGGCATCGTGGGGAAGTGGGCCGAGAAGCAGAAGATCGGCTACACGACCTACACCGACCTCTCCTCGCGCACGGAGGTGTACGACCTCGTCGAGCGCGAGGTGACGGCGGTGAACGCGACCCTGCCGGCGGCCGCCCGCATCCAGAAGTTCGTGCTCCTCTACAAGGAGCTCGACGCCGACGACGACGAGCTCACCCGCACCCGCAAGGTGCGCCGGTCGGTGGTGGAGCAGCGGTACGGCGACGTCATCGGCGCGGTGTACGGCGAGGCCGAGGCGGTGGACATCGACGCCACCATCAAGTTCCAGGACGGCAAGACGGCGCGGGTGCAGGCGCGGCTGCCGGTGCGGCGGCTCGGGCCTGACACGCCGCCCAGGAAGGTCGCCTGA
- a CDS encoding L-serine ammonia-lyase, with the protein MPASVFDLFKIGIGPSSSHTVGPMRAARAFAQALDDAGLLGRAAAVRVELFGSLGATGRGHGTDKAVLLGLMGEAPESVDVATLAARVAAARAAGGLALLGRQPVRLRPAEDLHFERKVLPYHPNALRFTAEGAAGEVLAARVYYSVGGGFVVDEETARAGAAAPPPAVPHPFHTAAELLLRCRETGLPISGVMFENERALRPEAEVRAGLTRLWEAMQGCVRRGCETEGVLPGGLKVARRAPRLARELRTQRADGDPLAALDWVTLWALAVNEENAAGGRVVTAPTNGAAGIVPAVMHYHRRLVPGATDEDLHRFLLAAGAIGALYKENASISGAEVGCQGEVGSACSMAAGALCEVLGGTPEQAENAAEIAMEHNLGLTCDPVGGLVQIPCIERNATAAVKAIHAARMALHGDGRHFVSLDQVIRTMRETGADMKSKYKETARGGLALSAAPAGDLSVGLPEC; encoded by the coding sequence ATGCCCGCGAGCGTCTTCGACCTCTTCAAGATCGGCATCGGCCCGTCGTCCTCGCACACGGTCGGCCCCATGCGCGCCGCGCGCGCCTTCGCGCAGGCGCTCGACGACGCCGGGCTGCTCGGCCGCGCGGCGGCGGTGCGGGTGGAGCTCTTCGGCTCGCTCGGCGCCACGGGCCGCGGCCACGGCACCGACAAGGCGGTGCTGCTCGGGCTCATGGGCGAGGCGCCGGAGTCGGTGGACGTCGCGACCCTCGCCGCCCGGGTGGCCGCGGCGCGCGCCGCGGGCGGCCTCGCGCTGCTCGGGCGCCAGCCGGTCCGCCTCCGGCCGGCGGAGGACCTCCACTTCGAGCGGAAGGTCCTGCCCTACCACCCGAACGCGCTGCGCTTCACCGCCGAGGGCGCGGCCGGCGAGGTGCTGGCCGCGCGCGTCTACTACTCGGTGGGCGGCGGCTTCGTGGTGGACGAGGAGACCGCGCGCGCCGGCGCCGCCGCGCCGCCCCCGGCCGTGCCGCACCCGTTCCACACCGCCGCCGAGCTCCTCCTCCGCTGCCGCGAGACCGGGCTCCCCATCTCCGGCGTGATGTTCGAGAACGAGCGGGCGCTGCGGCCCGAGGCGGAGGTGCGGGCGGGCCTCACCCGGCTCTGGGAGGCGATGCAGGGCTGCGTCCGGCGCGGCTGCGAGACGGAGGGGGTCCTCCCCGGCGGCCTCAAGGTGGCGCGCCGGGCACCGCGGCTGGCGCGCGAGCTCCGCACCCAGCGCGCCGACGGCGATCCGCTGGCGGCGCTCGACTGGGTGACCTTGTGGGCGCTGGCGGTGAACGAGGAGAACGCGGCCGGCGGCCGGGTGGTGACCGCCCCCACCAACGGCGCGGCCGGCATCGTGCCGGCGGTCATGCACTACCACCGCCGCCTCGTGCCGGGCGCGACCGACGAGGACCTGCACCGCTTCCTGCTCGCCGCCGGCGCCATCGGCGCGCTCTACAAGGAGAACGCCAGCATCAGCGGCGCCGAGGTGGGCTGCCAGGGCGAGGTGGGCAGCGCCTGCTCCATGGCGGCCGGCGCGCTGTGCGAGGTGCTCGGCGGCACGCCCGAGCAGGCGGAGAACGCGGCCGAGATCGCGATGGAGCACAACCTCGGCCTCACCTGCGACCCGGTGGGCGGCCTGGTGCAGATCCCCTGCATCGAGCGCAACGCCACCGCCGCCGTGAAGGCGATCCACGCCGCGCGCATGGCGCTGCACGGGGACGGCCGGCACTTCGTCTCGCTGGATCAGGTCATCCGGACCATGCGCGAGACCGGCGCCGACATGAAGTCGAAGTACAAGGAGACGGCGCGCGGCGGCCTGGCCCTGTCGGCGGCCCCGGCCGGCGATCTGAGCGTCGGGCTCCCCGAGTGCTGA
- a CDS encoding ABC transporter ATP-binding protein, whose amino-acid sequence MALLEVRNVTLHFRGLTALADVRFSVEQGSIHAIIGPNGAGKTSMLNCVSGVYRPQRGAILLDGKDVSGLAPSARTRLGVARTFQNIALFKGMTVLDNLLIGRHVHQRTDVLMGGLYWGPGQREEIAERRRVEEVIDFLEIQHVRHQTVGTLAYGLQKRVELARALALEPKLLLLDEPMAGMNAEEKEDMARFILDVNEERGTTVLMIEHDMGVVMDLSHRITVLNFGERIADGTPDEVRAEPAVQAAYLGEPTTSAWGKA is encoded by the coding sequence ATGGCGCTGCTCGAGGTGCGGAACGTCACGCTGCACTTCCGCGGGCTCACCGCGCTGGCGGACGTGCGGTTCTCCGTCGAGCAGGGCTCGATCCACGCCATCATCGGGCCGAACGGCGCCGGCAAGACGAGCATGCTCAACTGCGTGTCCGGGGTGTACCGGCCGCAGCGCGGCGCGATCCTGCTCGACGGCAAGGACGTCTCGGGCCTCGCGCCCTCGGCGCGCACCCGGCTCGGCGTCGCCCGCACCTTCCAGAACATCGCCCTCTTCAAGGGGATGACGGTGCTCGACAACCTCCTCATCGGCCGCCACGTGCACCAGCGCACCGACGTCCTGATGGGCGGGCTGTACTGGGGGCCGGGGCAGCGGGAGGAGATCGCCGAGCGGCGCCGCGTCGAGGAGGTGATCGACTTCCTCGAGATCCAGCACGTGCGCCACCAGACCGTGGGGACCCTCGCCTACGGGCTGCAGAAGCGCGTCGAGCTGGCGCGGGCGCTGGCGCTCGAGCCGAAGCTCCTGCTCCTCGACGAGCCCATGGCCGGCATGAACGCCGAGGAGAAGGAGGACATGGCGCGCTTCATCCTCGACGTGAACGAGGAGCGCGGCACCACCGTCCTCATGATCGAGCACGACATGGGCGTCGTCATGGACCTGTCGCACCGCATCACCGTCCTCAACTTCGGCGAGCGCATCGCCGACGGCACGCCCGACGAGGTGCGCGCCGAGCCGGCCGTCCAGGCCGCCTACCTGGGCGAGCCCACCACCTCGGCCTGGGGGAAAGCGTGA
- the argC gene encoding N-acetyl-gamma-glutamyl-phosphate reductase produces the protein MAASKRYRAAVIGGSGYGGAELIRRLLLHPEVELARVASVDHVGEPLAAAHPSLEGATELLFEELAPARAAEGMDAVLLGLPHKVSAHQVPALVASGVRVVDMSGDFRLKDPADYARYYGVEHPHPELLARFVYGLPELNRERLRGARLVAAPGCFATCIELTLLPLARAGLLEGVVHVQGLTGSSGSGVAPSAGTHHPVRAGNLRTYKPLEHQHLPEIAEALAQAGARELALRFVPVSAPLSRGIFATAFVELPDAWDEARLRRLYEEAYAGEPFVRVPRRRLPEVAAVSGSNHAEVGVAVGPAVKGRRTAALFGALDNLVKGGAGQAIQDLNLALGLPEGLSLSDTGPWPP, from the coding sequence ATGGCGGCGAGCAAGCGTTACCGGGCGGCCGTGATCGGGGGCTCGGGCTACGGCGGGGCCGAGCTCATCCGGCGCCTGCTGCTGCACCCGGAGGTCGAGCTCGCGCGGGTGGCGTCGGTGGACCACGTGGGCGAGCCGCTCGCGGCGGCGCACCCCTCGCTGGAGGGCGCGACGGAGCTCCTCTTCGAGGAGCTCGCGCCGGCGCGGGCGGCCGAGGGAATGGACGCCGTCCTGCTCGGGCTGCCTCACAAGGTGTCGGCGCACCAGGTCCCGGCGCTCGTGGCGAGCGGGGTGCGCGTGGTGGACATGAGCGGCGACTTCCGCCTCAAGGACCCGGCCGACTACGCGCGGTACTACGGCGTGGAGCACCCGCACCCGGAGCTGCTCGCGCGGTTCGTCTACGGGCTCCCGGAGCTGAACCGGGAGCGCCTGCGCGGGGCGCGCCTGGTGGCGGCGCCGGGGTGCTTCGCCACCTGCATCGAGCTCACCCTCCTGCCGCTGGCGCGGGCGGGGCTGCTCGAGGGCGTGGTGCACGTGCAGGGGCTCACCGGCAGCTCCGGCTCCGGCGTCGCCCCCTCGGCCGGGACGCACCACCCGGTCCGCGCCGGGAACCTCCGCACCTACAAGCCGCTCGAGCACCAGCACCTGCCCGAGATCGCCGAGGCGCTGGCCCAGGCGGGGGCGCGCGAGCTCGCGCTGCGCTTCGTGCCGGTGTCGGCGCCGCTCTCGCGCGGCATCTTCGCCACCGCCTTCGTCGAGCTGCCGGACGCCTGGGACGAGGCGCGGCTGCGCCGCCTCTACGAGGAGGCGTACGCGGGCGAGCCGTTCGTGCGCGTCCCGCGGCGGCGCCTGCCGGAGGTGGCGGCGGTGTCCGGCTCCAACCACGCCGAGGTGGGCGTGGCGGTCGGGCCGGCCGTGAAGGGCCGCCGCACCGCCGCGCTCTTCGGCGCGCTCGACAACCTCGTGAAGGGTGGCGCCGGGCAGGCCATCCAGGACCTGAACCTCGCCCTCGGGCTGCCCGAGGGGCTGTCGCTCTCGGATACGGGACCGTGGCCGCCATGA
- a CDS encoding branched-chain amino acid ABC transporter permease yields the protein MRCGDFKTSYAADMAIFETPVSRWVTVAFLVALLTVPAFASSYWLDVLNRIAIAAIAALGLNILTGFTGQISLGNAAFMAVGAYATAALAGKAGLPFAMTIPLSGLVAAAAGMVFGIPSLRLKGLYLAMATLAAHFIVEFTASHWDGMTGGVNGISIPPASLGSFELGDDARLFYLFIPLAAFLTLFARNLFRTRVGKAFVAIRDQDISAEVMGVRVFRYKLLAFGVSSFYVGVAGSLTAYQARIISPENFPISLAIDQLGMVIIGGLGSVQGALFGAAFMTLLPELLRLATGALTGEFPHLTTLFAPLRTGLFGLVIVLFLVFEPDGLAARWRLIKTYWKLYPFSY from the coding sequence ATGCGCTGCGGCGACTTCAAGACGAGCTACGCGGCCGACATGGCCATCTTCGAGACCCCCGTCTCGCGCTGGGTGACCGTCGCCTTCCTGGTGGCGCTCTTGACCGTCCCCGCGTTCGCCTCGAGCTACTGGCTCGACGTCCTCAACCGCATCGCCATCGCCGCCATCGCGGCGCTCGGCCTCAACATCCTCACCGGCTTCACCGGCCAGATCTCGCTCGGCAACGCCGCCTTCATGGCGGTCGGCGCCTACGCCACCGCCGCCCTGGCGGGCAAGGCGGGGCTGCCCTTCGCCATGACCATCCCGCTCTCGGGGCTGGTGGCGGCGGCGGCCGGGATGGTGTTCGGCATCCCGTCGCTCCGGCTCAAGGGCCTCTACCTGGCGATGGCCACCCTGGCCGCGCACTTCATCGTCGAGTTCACCGCCTCGCACTGGGACGGCATGACCGGCGGCGTGAACGGCATCTCGATCCCGCCCGCCAGCCTGGGGAGCTTCGAGCTCGGGGACGACGCGCGCCTCTTCTACCTGTTCATCCCGCTGGCCGCCTTCCTCACCCTGTTCGCCCGGAACCTCTTCCGGACGCGGGTGGGGAAGGCGTTCGTCGCCATCCGCGACCAGGACATCTCGGCCGAGGTCATGGGCGTGCGGGTCTTCCGCTACAAGCTGCTCGCCTTCGGCGTCTCGTCCTTCTACGTCGGCGTGGCGGGGTCGCTCACCGCCTACCAGGCGCGCATCATCAGCCCGGAGAACTTCCCCATCTCGCTCGCCATCGACCAGCTCGGGATGGTGATCATCGGCGGGCTGGGCAGCGTCCAGGGCGCGCTCTTCGGCGCCGCCTTCATGACGCTGCTGCCCGAGCTGCTCCGGCTCGCCACCGGCGCGCTCACCGGGGAGTTCCCGCACCTCACCACGCTCTTCGCACCGCTCCGGACGGGCCTGTTCGGGCTCGTCATCGTGCTGTTCCTGGTGTTCGAGCCGGACGGCCTGGCCGCCCGGTGGCGGCTCATCAAGACGTACTGGAAGCTGTACCCCTTCTCGTACTGA